In the genome of Anabrus simplex isolate iqAnaSimp1 chromosome 6, ASM4041472v1, whole genome shotgun sequence, one region contains:
- the LOC136876052 gene encoding uncharacterized protein codes for MKIKAKGDIDAQRRDARQTGGGPPKPPLGKPEQILSEMFGGQFDPLPDTIDDDAGAFQEGPAEEESLGAEERMLQETPSCETPSRSSKRKCNDQMLQAELLEMARLEH; via the exons atgaaaataaaggCAAAGGGTGACATCGACGCGCAGAGAAGGGATGCCAGACAAACTGGGGGAGGTCCACCGAAACCACCTCTGGGAAAACCTGAACAGATCCTCTCGGAGATGTTTGGTGGCCAGTTTGATCCTTTGCCTGACACCATAGATGACGATGCTGGTGCATTTCAG GAAGGACCTGCAGAAGAAGAGAGTTTGGGGGCAGAAGAAAGGATGCTGCAGGAAACTCCATCCTGTGAAACCCCAAGCAGGTCATCAAA GAGAAAGTGTAATGACCAGATGCTCCAGGCAGAGCTCCTAGAGATGGCCAGActggaacattaa